The proteins below come from a single Arthrobacter sp. zg-Y1171 genomic window:
- a CDS encoding AMP-binding protein, with the protein MDAQSTGAYERAYARSSTDPEGFWLGAAALVDWDKPPSRALEDTKAPLYSWYPEAELNTSFNALDRHVAAGRGDTAALIYDSAMLGTSRTYTYSQLLAEVERFAGVLRGLGVGPGDRVIIYLPMIPEAVIAMLATARLGAVHSVVFGGFAPRELAARIDDAGPTVIVTASGGLEPKRAVEYLPAVAEALETATHRVAAVVVAERTGFTATREEFDGTGGADWHDWNTLAADAVPAGPVPVAAADPLYILYTSGTTGSPKGVVRDNGSHAVAMAWSMANIYGVGPGQVMWTASDVGWVVGHSYIVYGPLIAGATTVLYEGKPVGTPDAGAFWRVAAEHGVDVLFTAPTALRAIRKADPDAVEPGRHDLSRLRHLFAAGERLDPATLEWAEAALGVPVIDHWWQTETGWAICANPVGLEELPVKAGSPTVPVPGFAVRVLGPDGKRVPAGTEGNIALELPLPPGTLQTLWGSDERYRAAYLEVFDGYYATGDSGYVDEDGYVFVMGRTDDVINVSGHRLSTGAMEQAVGSHPAVAEAAVIGIADPVKGQRPSGYVVLKAGTEIDADVLRAELIERVRSQIGPVADFKDVYVVDALPKTRSGKVLRKTMRQIADGVPHTVPSTIEDPGVLEALTAVLRPVR; encoded by the coding sequence ATGGACGCGCAGAGCACCGGAGCCTATGAACGGGCGTATGCCCGCAGCAGTACCGATCCGGAAGGCTTCTGGCTGGGCGCCGCCGCCCTGGTGGACTGGGACAAGCCGCCGTCCCGCGCCCTCGAGGACACCAAGGCGCCGCTGTACTCCTGGTATCCGGAGGCGGAGCTCAACACCTCCTTCAACGCCCTGGACCGCCATGTGGCGGCCGGCCGCGGAGACACCGCGGCGCTGATCTACGACTCCGCGATGCTGGGCACCAGCCGCACCTATACCTACAGCCAGTTGCTCGCCGAGGTGGAACGCTTCGCCGGCGTGCTGCGCGGACTCGGCGTCGGCCCCGGCGACCGCGTGATCATCTACCTGCCGATGATCCCCGAAGCCGTGATCGCCATGCTGGCCACCGCCCGGCTGGGCGCGGTCCACTCCGTGGTGTTCGGCGGATTCGCCCCGCGGGAGCTCGCTGCCCGGATCGACGACGCCGGCCCGACGGTCATAGTGACGGCCAGCGGCGGACTCGAACCCAAGCGCGCGGTTGAATACCTGCCGGCCGTCGCCGAGGCCCTGGAAACCGCTACCCACCGGGTGGCCGCCGTCGTCGTGGCCGAACGGACAGGCTTCACGGCCACCCGGGAGGAGTTTGACGGCACCGGCGGGGCTGACTGGCATGACTGGAATACGCTCGCCGCCGACGCCGTGCCCGCCGGTCCGGTCCCCGTGGCCGCCGCCGATCCGCTGTACATCCTCTACACCTCCGGCACCACGGGTTCGCCCAAGGGCGTGGTGCGGGACAACGGCTCCCACGCGGTGGCCATGGCCTGGTCCATGGCAAACATCTACGGAGTGGGGCCGGGGCAGGTGATGTGGACCGCCTCGGACGTCGGCTGGGTGGTCGGCCACTCCTACATCGTCTACGGTCCGTTGATCGCCGGGGCCACGACCGTGCTGTACGAGGGCAAGCCCGTGGGCACCCCGGACGCCGGTGCGTTCTGGCGGGTGGCCGCGGAGCACGGCGTCGACGTCCTGTTCACCGCGCCCACCGCGCTGCGCGCCATCCGGAAGGCCGACCCCGACGCCGTCGAACCGGGCCGCCACGATCTCTCCCGGCTGCGGCACCTCTTTGCCGCCGGCGAGCGCCTGGACCCGGCCACGCTGGAATGGGCGGAGGCCGCGCTCGGGGTGCCGGTGATCGACCACTGGTGGCAGACCGAAACCGGCTGGGCCATCTGCGCCAACCCGGTGGGACTGGAGGAGCTGCCGGTCAAGGCCGGGTCGCCCACCGTTCCGGTTCCCGGGTTTGCCGTGCGCGTGCTCGGGCCGGACGGGAAGCGGGTACCGGCGGGGACGGAGGGCAACATTGCCCTGGAACTGCCGCTCCCGCCGGGAACCCTGCAGACCCTCTGGGGCAGCGACGAACGCTACCGTGCCGCGTACCTGGAGGTTTTCGACGGCTACTACGCCACCGGGGACTCGGGCTACGTGGACGAGGACGGCTATGTGTTCGTGATGGGGCGTACCGACGACGTCATCAACGTCTCCGGCCACCGGCTGTCCACCGGCGCCATGGAGCAGGCGGTGGGCTCCCATCCGGCCGTCGCCGAAGCGGCCGTGATCGGCATTGCGGACCCCGTGAAGGGCCAGCGCCCGTCCGGCTACGTGGTGCTGAAGGCGGGAACGGAGATCGACGCCGACGTGCTGCGCGCGGAACTGATTGAACGGGTGCGCTCGCAGATCGGCCCGGTGGCCGATTTCAAGGACGTGTACGTGGTGGACGCCCTGCCCAAGACCCGGTCCGGGAAGGTGCTGCGCAAGACCATGCGCCAGATTGCCGACGGCGTTCCGCACACGGTGCCCTCCACCATCGAGGATCCCGGCGTGCTGGAGGCCCTGACCGCGGTGCTGCGGCCGGTTCGCTAG
- a CDS encoding GntR family transcriptional regulator has product MRASDRAYAALRQDIVEWRLPPGTVLGEVEQSARLGVSRTPLREALSRLTADGLAAPHSGRGVVVTGISLDTVAELFELRQALECKSAALAAVRGQAAVFEDLQSRFRSAGSLISTLDRQNRGGYYELVAELDAAIDAAAANSYLTQALGNVRLHLARVRRLAKDNPERLLETAGEHATIAAAVATGDPDLASASVSVHLHKSLEHLRSARITTPEIRTIP; this is encoded by the coding sequence ATGCGGGCCAGTGACCGCGCGTACGCCGCCCTGCGGCAGGACATCGTGGAGTGGAGGCTCCCGCCGGGCACCGTCCTGGGCGAAGTGGAGCAGTCCGCTCGCCTGGGTGTTTCCCGCACTCCCCTGCGTGAAGCACTGAGCCGGCTGACTGCTGACGGCCTGGCCGCCCCGCACAGCGGACGCGGCGTCGTCGTTACCGGCATCTCCCTCGACACCGTCGCCGAGCTCTTTGAACTGCGCCAGGCGCTGGAATGCAAAAGTGCGGCCCTTGCGGCCGTGCGCGGGCAGGCAGCGGTCTTTGAAGATCTGCAGTCCCGCTTCCGCTCGGCCGGCAGCCTCATCAGCACCTTGGACCGGCAGAACCGCGGCGGCTACTACGAGCTGGTGGCCGAACTCGACGCCGCCATCGACGCCGCCGCCGCCAATTCCTACCTCACGCAGGCCCTGGGCAACGTCCGGCTGCACCTGGCCCGGGTACGGCGCCTGGCCAAGGACAACCCCGAACGGCTGCTGGAAACCGCCGGCGAACACGCCACCATCGCCGCTGCCGTAGCCACCGGCGACCCGGACCTGGCGAGCGCCTCGGTATCGGTCCACCTGCACAAAAGCCTTGAACACCTTCGATCCGCCCGGATCACCACCCCCGAGATAAGGACAATCCCTTGA
- a CDS encoding response regulator has protein sequence MTRHSPDVGVLVVEDEEIPAEAHAEYVRRAPGFRLAGIARTGAEALEALKAAESAPPGSEAEIGLVLLDMNLPDLHGLDLLRRIRGAGLPVDVIAITAVRDLTVVRSAMSGGIVQYLIKPFTYSAFSAKLTAYAEYRRRMTEQAASTTQSEVDSAFAALRPAVTGQLPKGLSAETLESVADLLKGARAPLSATEAAESLAMSRITTRRYLEYLADQRSVLRSPRYGTRGRPELEYSWRR, from the coding sequence GTGACCCGGCACTCCCCCGACGTCGGCGTGCTGGTGGTGGAGGACGAGGAAATCCCCGCCGAGGCCCACGCAGAGTATGTCCGGCGGGCGCCGGGATTCCGGCTGGCCGGCATCGCACGCACCGGCGCCGAGGCCCTGGAAGCGCTCAAGGCAGCCGAATCGGCGCCGCCCGGCAGCGAAGCGGAGATCGGCCTGGTGCTGTTGGACATGAACCTGCCCGACCTGCACGGGCTGGACCTGCTGCGCCGGATCCGCGGGGCGGGACTGCCCGTGGACGTCATCGCCATCACCGCGGTCCGGGACCTGACGGTGGTGCGCAGCGCAATGTCCGGCGGCATTGTCCAGTACCTCATCAAGCCGTTTACGTATTCGGCGTTCAGCGCCAAGCTCACCGCCTACGCCGAGTACCGGCGCCGGATGACCGAGCAGGCCGCCTCCACCACGCAAAGCGAGGTGGACAGCGCTTTTGCCGCGCTCCGTCCAGCCGTGACGGGGCAGCTGCCGAAGGGCCTGTCCGCGGAAACGCTGGAGTCCGTGGCGGATCTGCTCAAGGGTGCCCGGGCACCGCTCTCCGCCACCGAGGCGGCAGAGTCGCTGGCGATGTCCCGGATCACCACCCGCCGCTACCTGGAGTATCTGGCGGACCAGCGATCGGTGCTGCGCTCGCCGAGGTACGGCACCCGGGGCCGGCCGGAGCTGGAGTACAGCTGGCGCCGCTGA
- a CDS encoding MmgE/PrpD family protein: MNLNKVRVYRSDEKLAREDQLAYKIAKVAADPVEVTDDVTDMVINRIIDNASVAVASLNRGPIVAARAQALSFSPSAHGKGASVFGVLAKTSPEWAAWANGVAVRELDYHDTFLAAEYSHPGDNIPPVLAVAQHTGASGRDLIRGIATGYEIQVNLAKAICLHKHKIDHVAHLGPSAAAGIGTLLGLDVDTIFQAVGQALHTTTATRQSRKGEISTWKAHAPAFAGKMAVEAVDRAMRGQTSPTPIYEGEDGVIAWLLDGPDAAYEVPLPEDGEAKRAILDTYTKEHSAEYQAQAWIDLARKIHAEHPEAADAANVESVLIATSHHTHYVIGSGANDPQKYDPTASRETLDHSIPYIFTVALQDGAWHHVDSYSPERAGRPDTVELWHKVTTVEDPEWTRRYHSLDISEKAFGGKVTIVLTDGTVITDEIAVADAHPLGAKPFTREQYINKFRTLAEGLVSAEEIDRFLTTVQRLPELAAGQLDQLNITAAEGVIDPAAAPKGLF, encoded by the coding sequence TTGAACCTGAACAAAGTACGCGTCTACCGCAGCGACGAAAAGCTGGCCCGCGAAGACCAGCTGGCCTACAAGATCGCCAAGGTTGCCGCCGATCCCGTCGAGGTCACCGACGACGTCACGGACATGGTCATCAACCGCATCATCGACAACGCCTCCGTGGCCGTCGCATCCCTGAACCGCGGTCCGATTGTCGCCGCCCGCGCCCAGGCGCTGTCCTTCTCCCCCTCCGCCCACGGCAAGGGCGCCTCCGTGTTCGGCGTGCTCGCCAAGACCTCCCCCGAATGGGCGGCCTGGGCCAACGGCGTGGCCGTGCGCGAACTGGACTACCACGACACCTTCCTGGCCGCCGAGTACTCGCATCCCGGAGACAACATCCCGCCCGTCCTCGCCGTCGCACAGCACACCGGCGCCTCGGGCCGGGACCTGATCCGCGGCATCGCCACCGGCTACGAAATCCAGGTCAACCTGGCCAAGGCCATCTGCCTGCACAAGCACAAGATCGACCACGTGGCCCACCTCGGCCCGTCCGCAGCCGCCGGCATCGGCACCCTGCTGGGGCTCGACGTCGACACCATCTTCCAGGCCGTCGGCCAGGCCCTGCACACCACCACCGCCACCCGCCAGTCCCGCAAGGGCGAGATCTCCACCTGGAAGGCCCACGCTCCGGCGTTCGCCGGCAAGATGGCCGTCGAGGCCGTGGACCGGGCAATGCGCGGCCAGACCTCCCCCACCCCCATCTACGAGGGTGAAGACGGCGTCATTGCCTGGCTGCTGGACGGCCCCGACGCCGCCTACGAAGTGCCGCTGCCCGAAGACGGCGAAGCCAAGCGGGCCATCCTGGACACCTACACCAAGGAACACTCCGCCGAGTACCAGGCCCAGGCCTGGATCGACCTGGCCCGCAAGATCCACGCCGAGCACCCCGAGGCTGCGGACGCGGCCAACGTGGAAAGCGTCCTGATCGCCACCTCGCACCACACCCACTACGTGATCGGCTCCGGCGCCAACGATCCGCAGAAGTACGATCCCACCGCCTCGCGCGAAACCCTGGACCACTCGATCCCGTACATCTTCACCGTCGCCCTGCAGGACGGCGCCTGGCACCACGTGGACTCCTACTCCCCCGAACGCGCCGGCCGGCCGGACACCGTTGAGCTGTGGCACAAGGTCACCACCGTGGAGGATCCGGAATGGACCCGCCGCTACCACTCGCTGGACATCAGCGAAAAGGCCTTCGGCGGCAAGGTGACCATCGTGCTGACCGACGGCACCGTCATCACCGACGAGATCGCCGTCGCCGATGCCCACCCGCTCGGCGCCAAGCCGTTCACCCGCGAGCAGTACATCAACAAGTTCCGCACCCTGGCCGAAGGCCTGGTCTCCGCCGAGGAAATCGACCGCTTCCTCACCACCGTCCAGCGCCTGCCCGAACTGGCCGCCGGCCAGCTGGACCAGCTGAACATCACCGCTGCCGAGGGCGTCATTGACCCCGCGGCCGCACCGAAGGGACTCTTCTAA